In Phyllostomus discolor isolate MPI-MPIP mPhyDis1 chromosome 2, mPhyDis1.pri.v3, whole genome shotgun sequence, the following are encoded in one genomic region:
- the LOC118498997 gene encoding uncharacterized protein LOC118498997 has product MSCGLSIFGCPLGSNKWGRAGHSVWDCRTILSASGLVSSASLLPTCLPQVTCALHEMLSGSLCQDSIHELFLRLLLAVLCHLHCVTDKYPSLEVVCMENQSPGKDSKVFNPAGCALEVVKLLLTAACGGVLADTEEQKCWELLCNPRLYYLGVIELTSGIVKNCEPAILKYVKNFFCSLDNSQKILSRNIYAELLCHQSVAETVRQDFVSNLSSWITEPNIVIKEIGLRGIRNLALHPGKSDTLKTLVPFLEELLKDDEW; this is encoded by the exons ATGAGCTGTGGGCTTTCCATCTTTGGGTGTCCTTTGGGCAGTAACAAGTGGGGCAGGGCTGGACACAGTGTGTGGGATTGTAGGACCATTTTGTCTGCATCAGGCCTAGTCAGTTCTGCTTCCCTTCTTCCCACGTGTCTTCCCCAGGTGACCTGTGCCTTGCATGAGATGCTGTCTGGGTCCCTATGCCAGGACTCCATTCATGAACTCTTCCTACGGCTCTTACTGGCTGTGCTGTGTCATCTCCACTGTGTGACTGACAAATATCCTTCCCTGGAGGTTGTCTGCATGGAGAACCAGAGCCCAGGGAAGGACAGCAAGGTCTTTAACCCAGCTGG TTGTGCCTTGGAAGTGGTGAAGTTGCTGCTGACGGCTGCATGTGGTGGAGTGTTGGCTGACACAGAAGAGCAGAAGTGCTGGGAGCTTCTATGCAACCCCCGGTTATACTACTTAGGGGTCATAGAACTGACAAG tGGCATTGTGAAGAACTGTGAGCCAGCCATTCTGAAGTACGTCAAGAACTTCTTTTGCAGCCTGGATAATAGTCAGAAGATCCTGTCCAGGAACATCTATGCAGAG CTCCTCTGTCATCAATCAGTGGCTGAGACTGTGAGACAGGACTTTGTGAGCAATCTGTCCAGTTGGATCACAGAGCCCAACATCGTCATCAAGGAAATCGGGCTCCGTGGGATCAGGAACCTAGCACTGCACCCAGGAAAA TCAGACACTTTGAAGACCCTGGTTCCCTTCTTAGAAGAACTCCTGAAGGATGACGAGTGGTGA